The Candidatus Dormiibacterota bacterium genome contains a region encoding:
- a CDS encoding cysteine desulfurase family protein produces MKKPIYLDYAAATPMDLRVLAAMQPYWSAQFANPSGAYALAKESKQALEGARKRIAKILGAKPTEIIFVSGSTEAANIAIQGIAKKFPQGRVLAAATEHESVLNCVEALGERGGLLPVESSGLVSVDKLAEAISDSVVLVAIAYANNEIGTIQPLTKIAQVIERIRMQRSKQGIKLPLYLYSDAAQAGELSLQVSRLGVDIMSMGGQKLYGPHNGFLYTRTGTEVAPVIYGGGQERGVRSGTEDVAAAIGLAKALELAQKDRTAESRRQAHLRDQLIREITTRIPDVTLNGTGKQRLAGNVNITIKWADGETLVAYLDKEGIAVATGSACTAAEEDPSHVLMAIGLTKKEAESSLRITLGRQTTKSELEYFVKKLEEIVQHLRQRS; encoded by the coding sequence ATGAAAAAACCGATTTATCTAGATTACGCCGCTGCCACCCCAATGGATCTGAGGGTGCTAGCTGCCATGCAGCCATACTGGAGCGCGCAGTTTGCTAACCCGTCAGGTGCGTACGCTCTAGCCAAAGAGTCTAAACAGGCGCTGGAGGGCGCGCGTAAACGGATTGCAAAAATTCTAGGTGCAAAACCGACCGAAATTATTTTTGTAAGCGGCAGCACCGAAGCCGCCAATATCGCCATACAGGGAATTGCCAAAAAGTTTCCGCAGGGCCGTGTGCTGGCGGCGGCTACCGAGCATGAGTCGGTTCTAAATTGCGTGGAGGCATTGGGTGAGCGCGGTGGATTACTGCCAGTAGAGAGCTCCGGGTTGGTTAGTGTAGACAAACTGGCAGAGGCTATCAGCGACTCCGTGGTGTTGGTGGCAATCGCATACGCTAATAACGAAATCGGCACCATTCAACCGCTCACGAAAATCGCCCAAGTTATCGAACGTATTCGTATGCAGCGTAGCAAACAGGGAATTAAACTGCCCCTCTATCTATACTCTGACGCCGCCCAGGCCGGTGAGCTAAGCCTGCAGGTGAGCCGCCTGGGGGTGGATATTATGAGCATGGGCGGCCAGAAACTGTACGGCCCGCACAATGGATTTTTGTACACCCGCACCGGCACTGAAGTAGCACCGGTTATCTACGGCGGCGGGCAGGAGAGGGGGGTACGCAGCGGCACCGAAGACGTAGCCGCGGCCATTGGCTTAGCCAAGGCACTGGAGCTTGCGCAGAAAGACCGCACAGCTGAGAGCCGCCGGCAAGCACATCTGCGAGACCAACTGATCCGCGAAATTACCACACGAATTCCTGATGTCACCCTAAATGGCACCGGTAAGCAGCGCCTAGCCGGTAACGTGAATATCACGATTAAATGGGCAGATGGCGAAACACTGGTGGCATATCTGGATAAAGAGGGGATAGCGGTAGCCACCGGCTCGGCCTGCACTGCCGCCGAAGAAGACCCCTCGCATGTACTTATGGCTATTGGCCTCACCAAAAAGGAGGCCGAATCTTCCCTGCGAATCACATTAGGCCGACAGACCACCAAAAGCGAGCTGGAATATTTTGTAAAAAAATTAGAAGAAATCGTTCAGCATCTGCGCCAAAGAAGTTAA
- a CDS encoding TatD family hydrolase yields the protein MLIDTHAHIHFDSFRGEVNEVLARAREAGVGKIITVGVNSDDSRKAVEMAARYENVWAAVGVHPHSAEEIEQAADYIADLAKNRQVVAVGECGLDYYKSQASREQQAAALRKQLELAAEIKLPVIFHVREAFSDFFKIYDGYDRLPGVVHSFTGTPAEMRGAVERGLHVALNGIMTFTKDEGQLQAAKELPLDRLLLETDCPYLTPAPDRGKRNEPANVKPIAEFLAELRGESIQELSRQTTANACQLFGI from the coding sequence ATGTTGATTGATACCCACGCCCATATTCACTTTGATTCATTTCGCGGGGAGGTGAACGAGGTGCTGGCTCGCGCGCGGGAGGCCGGAGTGGGTAAAATCATAACAGTTGGCGTGAATAGTGATGACAGTCGTAAGGCGGTAGAGATGGCAGCACGCTATGAAAACGTTTGGGCGGCGGTCGGCGTTCACCCGCATTCGGCCGAAGAAATAGAGCAGGCAGCAGATTACATTGCAGACCTGGCCAAGAATAGGCAGGTGGTGGCCGTGGGGGAGTGCGGTCTTGATTACTATAAATCCCAGGCTAGCCGCGAGCAGCAGGCAGCTGCTTTACGCAAACAGCTGGAGCTGGCGGCTGAGATTAAACTACCGGTCATCTTCCATGTGCGCGAGGCGTTCAGTGATTTCTTTAAGATTTACGATGGGTACGATCGCCTGCCGGGTGTGGTGCATAGCTTTACCGGCACTCCGGCTGAAATGCGCGGCGCGGTGGAGCGCGGGCTGCATGTGGCGCTGAACGGCATAATGACCTTCACCAAAGATGAGGGTCAGCTGCAGGCTGCAAAGGAGTTGCCGTTAGATAGATTATTACTAGAAACCGACTGCCCGTATCTCACCCCGGCACCCGACCGGGGCAAGCGCAACGAGCCGGCCAATGTTAAACCCATTGCCGAATTCCTGGCCGAACTGCGAGGCGAAAGCATTCAGGAATTATCCCGGCAGACTACTGCCAATGCTTGCCAGCTTTTCGGTATCTAA
- the metG gene encoding methionine--tRNA ligase produces MSKFYITTPIYYINDRPHIGHAYATIAADMLARYHRQAGESVFFATGTDENSTKTVQAAKKVGQDTRAYTDQMAATWEETWKQLEISQDRFIRTTEPAHQKAVYDLIKKIEATGDIYKGTYVGLYCTGCEEFKREAELEAGKCPLHKTVPEKVEEENYFFKLSKYQKQLLDYIEKNPTFIQPESRRNEITQFIKGGLEDLSVSRTKKEWGIAWPGDDSQTIYVWIDALINYLAATGYPGAKSTDWWPADLHLIGKDIIKFHCVYWPAMLMSAGLPLPKTIFAHGFFTVDGQKISKSLGNAVDPVALAGQYGIDALRYYLLREIPFGSDGEFSHSRFRKVYEADLANELGNAVQRVAAMVLKYQEGAIGEVQTAPHDVGPVHTAIKEFRLDRALEEIWVHVKGVNQYIEEEKPWELAKTDREQLSDVLASAVGDLLHIAELIMPFMPTTARKIAETFANGTVNKEVGILFPKFDEPAS; encoded by the coding sequence ATGTCAAAATTCTACATTACAACACCGATCTACTACATTAACGACCGTCCGCACATCGGCCATGCTTACGCTACGATTGCCGCCGATATGCTGGCTCGCTACCATCGCCAAGCCGGCGAAAGCGTATTTTTTGCTACCGGTACGGACGAGAACAGCACTAAAACAGTACAGGCCGCCAAGAAGGTCGGCCAGGACACGCGTGCCTATACCGACCAAATGGCAGCCACATGGGAAGAGACCTGGAAGCAGCTAGAGATTAGCCAAGATAGGTTCATTCGTACTACCGAGCCGGCCCACCAAAAGGCCGTTTACGATTTAATTAAAAAAATCGAAGCCACTGGCGATATTTACAAAGGCACGTATGTTGGCCTCTACTGCACCGGCTGCGAGGAGTTCAAGCGAGAAGCCGAGCTTGAAGCCGGCAAATGCCCGCTACACAAAACCGTGCCCGAGAAGGTGGAAGAAGAGAATTACTTCTTCAAGCTCAGTAAGTATCAAAAGCAGCTGCTGGATTATATAGAAAAAAACCCGACCTTCATCCAGCCCGAATCGCGCCGCAACGAGATAACCCAGTTTATAAAAGGCGGCCTGGAAGACCTAAGCGTTTCACGAACCAAAAAAGAATGGGGCATAGCCTGGCCGGGTGACGACAGTCAGACGATTTACGTTTGGATAGACGCTCTAATTAATTACCTGGCAGCCACTGGCTACCCCGGCGCCAAATCTACCGATTGGTGGCCGGCCGACCTGCATTTGATCGGCAAGGACATTATTAAGTTCCACTGCGTTTACTGGCCGGCAATGCTGATGAGTGCCGGTTTGCCCTTGCCGAAGACCATCTTTGCCCACGGCTTCTTTACCGTTGATGGGCAGAAGATTTCTAAATCGCTGGGTAATGCCGTAGACCCGGTTGCACTGGCCGGGCAGTACGGCATTGACGCGCTCAGGTACTACCTGCTGCGAGAGATTCCGTTTGGCAGCGATGGCGAGTTTAGCCACAGCCGCTTCCGTAAGGTTTATGAGGCAGATCTGGCCAACGAGCTGGGTAACGCCGTGCAGCGGGTGGCCGCGATGGTGCTCAAATATCAAGAGGGCGCTATTGGTGAGGTGCAGACGGCGCCCCACGATGTCGGCCCGGTCCACACTGCCATTAAAGAATTCCGGCTTGATCGCGCGTTAGAAGAAATATGGGTGCACGTGAAGGGTGTGAATCAATATATTGAGGAGGAAAAGCCGTGGGAGCTGGCCAAGACCGACCGCGAGCAGCTGAGCGACGTGCTGGCTTCGGCCGTGGGCGACCTACTACATATTGCCGAACTCATAATGCCCTTTATGCCGACTACGGCCCGCAAGATCGCCGAGACTTTTGCAAATGGGACTGTGAATAAAGAAGTAGGGATACTGTTCCCTAAATTCGACGAGCCGGCTTCCTGA
- a CDS encoding transglutaminase domain-containing protein, giving the protein MKRFAPRARIKIILAVWVLAVFVMILPRPTAAGENFNYDTRVTYHVNTDGSTQVTEHYSVTNNTPRLYLNEITLSTPTATLTNLNVTYDGGGSIPATTNKQKAKEGDIDFDYQQIKIDFPRQIFGQGRSWGFTVRYQATGLVESRGGSHTVYVPSIEPAEGTDDYQVTVEVPTSFGTAHFAGIKSASAGTRNGTQYFNFNKGALMTRALALNFGDTNIYRLNFNFPLHNNGLFPQTLTVALPPDMGNQKTYINSLTPKPSATRLDADGNILADYKLKAGERITVATDVTTEVRWRDYDLSKSGKQKDIPPELISQYTQPTRYWQTGGSVSEAAGKIHKPEATVADNVRNTYRYVIDKLDYNKDKIKFNIRQGATKALAQPDNVVCLEYSDLMVALLRAQGIPARMPVGYAYSGNLKQSDAVDDSLHSWVEAYVPGVGWMVIDPTWGEKFDQFGASDLEHVAFSVWGREDELPAAVMASGRDTNYQYEKTTLSYISSLAEFKPAGLVKFDRYVLFPGITVERFKVTAPPHTSTVDNEVTVDKEKLQFGRLAPGQQESISRLVIGDGWFGEEQASYSQPSGQEVLVLGTAKARYNYTPMAVVTILLLASTIAIIELLRRRRRTLATAHGLPSSNGQDPEI; this is encoded by the coding sequence ATGAAACGATTTGCGCCTCGGGCGCGCATAAAGATTATTTTGGCGGTTTGGGTACTGGCTGTATTTGTGATGATTCTGCCGCGGCCAACTGCCGCTGGCGAAAACTTTAACTACGATACGCGCGTAACTTACCACGTAAATACCGACGGTAGCACGCAGGTAACAGAGCATTACAGCGTTACAAATAATACCCCCCGGCTGTACCTGAATGAAATCACGCTTTCGACCCCGACGGCTACACTGACCAATCTGAATGTCACCTATGACGGCGGCGGCAGCATACCGGCTACCACCAACAAACAGAAGGCCAAAGAGGGCGATATAGATTTTGATTACCAGCAGATTAAAATCGATTTTCCCCGCCAGATTTTTGGCCAGGGGCGCAGCTGGGGTTTTACCGTCAGGTATCAGGCAACCGGCTTAGTGGAATCGCGCGGAGGTTCACACACTGTCTATGTACCCTCCATAGAGCCAGCGGAAGGCACCGATGATTACCAGGTGACTGTGGAGGTGCCGACTAGTTTTGGTACGGCTCATTTTGCAGGCATCAAATCTGCCTCAGCCGGTACCCGCAACGGCACACAGTACTTTAATTTTAATAAAGGCGCGCTGATGACTAGGGCTCTAGCGCTGAACTTCGGGGATACAAACATTTACCGCCTGAACTTCAACTTTCCGCTGCATAATAATGGCCTGTTTCCTCAGACTCTTACGGTCGCCCTGCCGCCGGATATGGGCAACCAAAAGACTTACATTAATTCACTCACACCCAAGCCGTCGGCTACTAGACTAGATGCTGACGGCAACATTCTGGCCGATTATAAGTTAAAGGCTGGGGAGCGCATTACCGTCGCAACCGATGTTACCACCGAAGTGCGCTGGCGGGATTATGATTTATCAAAATCCGGCAAACAGAAAGACATTCCACCCGAACTGATAAGCCAGTACACTCAACCTACCCGCTATTGGCAGACCGGGGGCAGTGTGTCTGAGGCTGCTGGCAAGATTCATAAGCCTGAAGCCACCGTGGCCGACAATGTGCGAAACACCTACCGCTATGTAATAGACAAGCTCGATTACAACAAAGACAAAATTAAATTTAACATTCGCCAAGGGGCCACGAAGGCTCTGGCCCAGCCCGACAACGTGGTCTGCCTGGAATACTCCGATCTAATGGTTGCGCTGCTGCGGGCGCAGGGTATACCTGCCCGGATGCCCGTGGGCTATGCCTATAGCGGTAATTTGAAACAATCCGATGCCGTAGATGATTCGTTGCATTCATGGGTGGAGGCTTACGTGCCTGGAGTCGGCTGGATGGTGATCGATCCGACCTGGGGCGAAAAGTTCGACCAGTTTGGTGCTAGCGACTTAGAGCATGTGGCCTTTAGCGTCTGGGGCCGCGAAGACGAACTGCCGGCAGCCGTTATGGCTAGCGGGCGCGATACCAACTACCAGTATGAGAAAACGACCCTAAGTTATATCAGCAGCCTGGCCGAATTCAAACCGGCGGGTCTAGTGAAGTTTGATCGCTACGTACTATTCCCGGGTATAACCGTGGAGCGCTTTAAGGTTACGGCGCCGCCGCACACTTCTACCGTAGATAATGAAGTTACGGTAGATAAAGAGAAGCTGCAGTTTGGCAGATTGGCTCCGGGGCAACAAGAATCAATCAGCCGTCTGGTAATAGGCGATGGATGGTTCGGCGAAGAGCAGGCTAGCTACAGCCAGCCGAGTGGGCAGGAGGTACTGGTGCTGGGCACAGCTAAAGCTCGCTACAACTACACGCCGATGGCCGTGGTAACTATTCTGCTTCTCGCTTCAACTATTGCCATTATTGAACTTTTGCGCCGTCGCCGGCGGACTCTGGCAACGGCTCATGGCCTGCCGTCCTCCAACGGCCAAGACCCTGAAATTTAA
- a CDS encoding DNA-directed RNA polymerase subunit alpha C-terminal domain-containing protein yields the protein MAKPVYDESIVALGSAEEAIQLQWLANNISKLEDLTDRQQQVLVKRFGLGSGQMLSVAEIATQLGVSKQWIYVTIRNAFKRMARIDPPQKPERMPSQDPMVDELDISPRTTRRLLSAGILTIHDLCNCTTNQLLEIKGLGRGSLEEIEHMLAYYGRRLRTK from the coding sequence ATGGCAAAGCCGGTATACGATGAGAGCATCGTAGCCCTTGGCTCCGCCGAGGAGGCCATACAGCTGCAGTGGCTTGCGAATAATATTTCCAAGCTAGAGGACCTAACCGACCGCCAGCAGCAGGTGTTAGTAAAGCGGTTCGGCCTGGGAAGCGGTCAAATGCTCTCCGTAGCCGAGATTGCCACCCAGCTGGGGGTTTCCAAGCAGTGGATCTATGTCACCATCCGCAATGCTTTCAAGCGGATGGCTCGCATTGACCCGCCCCAAAAACCCGAGCGGATGCCCAGTCAAGATCCAATGGTAGACGAGCTCGATATAAGCCCTCGCACCACTAGACGTTTGCTTTCGGCCGGTATCCTGACTATCCACGATCTCTGCAACTGCACCACGAATCAGCTGCTAGAAATCAAAGGACTGGGCAGGGGCAGTCTGGAAGAAATCGAACACATGCTTGCCTATTATGGCAGGCGGCTGCGAACCAAATAG